In Heterodontus francisci isolate sHetFra1 chromosome 5, sHetFra1.hap1, whole genome shotgun sequence, one DNA window encodes the following:
- the LOC137370141 gene encoding F-box only protein 43-like isoform X4 — translation MERLYNSERTGRHNCVVFCAKMLNLLRRSCDLTTGFEQQVADPEASFKSFGCRSLGQDSGYDEAESITPSANYSSGTVGEFESITADMSPVVCKERQLYTSRPSSCSVERKRLDGKRVNSTSSMLFETPRITGKTIALRRRLLESRLASSGSVELCKTLSQSNEADVVEWSCTRIVYKDSFCSDSSLDSPEDLNSAALVTSNLNREEGGTSCRTKRYLFAQQRTSTIDDLKGKNQLIPAECVTLDQSTIYSTLDLSSLSFSEDYDDYTSAELFETPSNQGKSEMCGGDQFFTPVSNFVVNFSVNLSKRTLSRTPPHGRLDASTIEDSGYNSVGLEKSDSFTNYECSFQELVQNQKRTPKIIDCKKSRSLERTKRLSTLSERGSQSEAEDENRGVLLLKSDYNLESPTKRNELVFEEETYEKSLLKFKDLSRTPALQLVQEMCMRKRKRTGDTTVQDPSQAEEKTLGESTPSLSRLIGRKMGLEKVDILKELLNRNLKHILTIILCHLTVEDLCRIRKVSKAWKKIVKQDQATYLRRKQYLDEIRIRRMHSLPWAAGAETSRSALKSVQAQARVAFTPTLSSMREVPLGGCSNVSRSTSKREEFLKIAKTLLNDEALKPCPRCQSPARCL, via the exons ATGGAACGACTGTATAATTCTGAAAG GACTGGAAGACATAATTGTGTTGTCTTTTGTGCCAAGATGTTGAATTTACTGAGGCGTTCTTGTGATCTGACAACTGGCTTTGAGCAACAAGTGGCTGATCCTGAAGCAAGTTTTAAATCCTTTGGCTGTAGATCATTGGGACAGGACAGTGGATATGATGAAGCAGAAAGCATAACTCCCTCAGCTAATTATTCCAGTGGAACTGTAGGGGAGTTTGAATCAATTACGGCCGATATGTCTCCCGTAGTGTGCAAAGAAAGACAACTGTATACTAGTAGGCCATCATCCTGTTCAGTTGAAAGAAAAAGGCTTGATGGGAAAAGGGTGAACTCCACTTCATCAATGCTGTTTGAAACACCAAGGATAACTGGCAAGACAATTGCATTACGGCGGCGACTTCTTGAGTCCCGCCTAGCCTCGAGTGGAAGTGTGGAATTATGCAAAACTCTTAGCCAATCTAATGAAGCTGATGTGGTAGAATGGTCCTGTACCAGAATAGTTTATAAAGACTCTTTCTGTTCAGACAGTTCGCTGGACTCTCCTGAGGACTTGAACTCTGCAGCTTTGGTCACCAGTAATTTAAACCGTGAGGAAGGTGGCACTTCATGTAGAACTAAAAGGTATTTGTTTGCACAGCAGCGGACTTCCACAATAGATGACTTAAAGGGTAAAAATCAGCTAATACCTGCTGAATGTGTAACCCTTGATCAATCCACTATATACAGTACGCTTGACTTGAGCAGTTTATCTTTCTCTGAAGACTATGATGATTACACTTCAGCTGAGCTCTTTGAAACACCGTCTAACCAGGGAAAATCTGAAATGTGCGGAGGTGACCAGTTTTTTACTCCAGTGAGCAACTTTGTAGTGAACTTCAGTGTAAACCTATCTAAAAGGACATTATCCAGGACCCCTCCACATGGAAGATTAGATGCTTCAACAATTGAAGATAGTGGCTATAATTCAGTTGGTTTGGAAAAATCTGATTCCTTTACAAACTATGAATGTTCCTTCCAGGAGTTGGTGCAAAACCAAAAGAGAACTCCCAAGATTATAGATTGTAAAAAGTCTCGAAGTTTGGAAAGAACCAAGCGGTTGTCCACTCTCAGTGAGCGAGGTTCCCAATCTGAGGCAGAAGATGAAAACCGAGGAGTTCTTCTACTGAAATCTGATTACAATCTGGAATCTCCCACTAAAAGGAATGAGTTGGTGTTTGAAGAAGAAACCTATGAGAAATCTCTCCTAAAGTTTAAGGATTTATCTCGCACCCCTGCTTTACAGTTAGTGCAGGAAATGTGCATGAGAAAAAGAAAAAGGACAGGGGATACCACTGTGCAAGATCCCAGTCAGGCAGAGGAAAAGACATTGGGTGAATCTACGCCATCACTATCTAGACTCATTGGCAGAAAAATGGGTTTAGAAAAAGTGGATATTCTAAAAGAACTTTTAAACAGGAATCTAAAGCACATTCTCACTATAATTTTGTGCCACTTAACTGTAGAAGACCTCTGCAG AATAAGGAAGGTGAGCAAAGCCTGGAAGAAAATTGTCAAGCAAGATCAGGCAACATATCTCCGGAGAAAGCAGTACCTGGATGAAATTCGAATCCGCAGAATG CATAGCCTTCCTTGGGCCGCAGGTGCTGAAACCAGTCGTTCTGCTTTGAAGTCTGTTCAGGCACAAGCAAGAGTTGCGTTCACCCCCACTCTATCCTCTATGCGAGAAGTCCCCCTTGGTGGATGCAGCAATGTTTCTCGGTCAACTAGTAAACGAGAAGAGTTTTTAAAG ATTGCCAAAACACTGTTAAACGATGAGGCTCTAAAACCATGCCCACGGTGCCAGTCACCTGCCAG ATGTTTGTGA
- the LOC137370141 gene encoding F-box only protein 43-like isoform X5 translates to MERLYNSERTGRHNCVVFCAKMLNLLRRSCDLTTGFEQQVADPEASFKSFGCRSLGQDSGYDEAESITPSANYSSGTVGEFESITADMSPVVCKERQLYTSRPSSCSVERKRLDGKRVNSTSSMLFETPRITGKTIALRRRLLESRLASSGSVELCKTLSQSNEADVVEWSCTRIVYKDSFCSDSSLDSPEDLNSAALVTSNLNREEGGTSCRTKRYLFAQQRTSTIDDLKGKNQLIPAECVTLDQSTIYSTLDLSSLSFSEDYDDYTSAELFETPSNQGKSEMCGGDQFFTPVSNFVVNFSVNLSKRTLSRTPPHGRLDASTIEDSGYNSVGLEKSDSFTNYECSFQELVQNQKRTPKIIDCKKSRSLERTKRLSTLSERGSQSEAEDENRGVLLLKSDYNLESPTKRNELVFEEETYEKSLLKFKDLSRTPALQLVQEMCMRKRKRTGDTTVQDPSQAEEKTLGESTPSLSRLIGRKMGLEKVDILKELLNRNLKHILTIILCHLTVEDLCRIRKVSKAWKKIVKQDQATYLRRKQYLDEIRIRRMHSLPWAAGAETSRSALKSVQAQARVAFTPTLSSMREVPLGGCSNVSRSTSKREEFLKMFVKNC, encoded by the exons ATGGAACGACTGTATAATTCTGAAAG GACTGGAAGACATAATTGTGTTGTCTTTTGTGCCAAGATGTTGAATTTACTGAGGCGTTCTTGTGATCTGACAACTGGCTTTGAGCAACAAGTGGCTGATCCTGAAGCAAGTTTTAAATCCTTTGGCTGTAGATCATTGGGACAGGACAGTGGATATGATGAAGCAGAAAGCATAACTCCCTCAGCTAATTATTCCAGTGGAACTGTAGGGGAGTTTGAATCAATTACGGCCGATATGTCTCCCGTAGTGTGCAAAGAAAGACAACTGTATACTAGTAGGCCATCATCCTGTTCAGTTGAAAGAAAAAGGCTTGATGGGAAAAGGGTGAACTCCACTTCATCAATGCTGTTTGAAACACCAAGGATAACTGGCAAGACAATTGCATTACGGCGGCGACTTCTTGAGTCCCGCCTAGCCTCGAGTGGAAGTGTGGAATTATGCAAAACTCTTAGCCAATCTAATGAAGCTGATGTGGTAGAATGGTCCTGTACCAGAATAGTTTATAAAGACTCTTTCTGTTCAGACAGTTCGCTGGACTCTCCTGAGGACTTGAACTCTGCAGCTTTGGTCACCAGTAATTTAAACCGTGAGGAAGGTGGCACTTCATGTAGAACTAAAAGGTATTTGTTTGCACAGCAGCGGACTTCCACAATAGATGACTTAAAGGGTAAAAATCAGCTAATACCTGCTGAATGTGTAACCCTTGATCAATCCACTATATACAGTACGCTTGACTTGAGCAGTTTATCTTTCTCTGAAGACTATGATGATTACACTTCAGCTGAGCTCTTTGAAACACCGTCTAACCAGGGAAAATCTGAAATGTGCGGAGGTGACCAGTTTTTTACTCCAGTGAGCAACTTTGTAGTGAACTTCAGTGTAAACCTATCTAAAAGGACATTATCCAGGACCCCTCCACATGGAAGATTAGATGCTTCAACAATTGAAGATAGTGGCTATAATTCAGTTGGTTTGGAAAAATCTGATTCCTTTACAAACTATGAATGTTCCTTCCAGGAGTTGGTGCAAAACCAAAAGAGAACTCCCAAGATTATAGATTGTAAAAAGTCTCGAAGTTTGGAAAGAACCAAGCGGTTGTCCACTCTCAGTGAGCGAGGTTCCCAATCTGAGGCAGAAGATGAAAACCGAGGAGTTCTTCTACTGAAATCTGATTACAATCTGGAATCTCCCACTAAAAGGAATGAGTTGGTGTTTGAAGAAGAAACCTATGAGAAATCTCTCCTAAAGTTTAAGGATTTATCTCGCACCCCTGCTTTACAGTTAGTGCAGGAAATGTGCATGAGAAAAAGAAAAAGGACAGGGGATACCACTGTGCAAGATCCCAGTCAGGCAGAGGAAAAGACATTGGGTGAATCTACGCCATCACTATCTAGACTCATTGGCAGAAAAATGGGTTTAGAAAAAGTGGATATTCTAAAAGAACTTTTAAACAGGAATCTAAAGCACATTCTCACTATAATTTTGTGCCACTTAACTGTAGAAGACCTCTGCAG AATAAGGAAGGTGAGCAAAGCCTGGAAGAAAATTGTCAAGCAAGATCAGGCAACATATCTCCGGAGAAAGCAGTACCTGGATGAAATTCGAATCCGCAGAATG CATAGCCTTCCTTGGGCCGCAGGTGCTGAAACCAGTCGTTCTGCTTTGAAGTCTGTTCAGGCACAAGCAAGAGTTGCGTTCACCCCCACTCTATCCTCTATGCGAGAAGTCCCCCTTGGTGGATGCAGCAATGTTTCTCGGTCAACTAGTAAACGAGAAGAGTTTTTAAAG ATGTTTGTGAAGAACTGTTAA
- the LOC137370141 gene encoding F-box only protein 43-like isoform X2: MLNLLRRSCDLTTGFEQQVADPEASFKSFGCRSLGQDSGYDEAESITPSANYSSGTVGEFESITADMSPVVCKERQLYTSRPSSCSVERKRLDGKRVNSTSSMLFETPRITGKTIALRRRLLESRLASSGSVELCKTLSQSNEADVVEWSCTRIVYKDSFCSDSSLDSPEDLNSAALVTSNLNREEGGTSCRTKRYLFAQQRTSTIDDLKGKNQLIPAECVTLDQSTIYSTLDLSSLSFSEDYDDYTSAELFETPSNQGKSEMCGGDQFFTPVSNFVVNFSVNLSKRTLSRTPPHGRLDASTIEDSGYNSVGLEKSDSFTNYECSFQELVQNQKRTPKIIDCKKSRSLERTKRLSTLSERGSQSEAEDENRGVLLLKSDYNLESPTKRNELVFEEETYEKSLLKFKDLSRTPALQLVQEMCMRKRKRTGDTTVQDPSQAEEKTLGESTPSLSRLIGRKMGLEKVDILKELLNRNLKHILTIILCHLTVEDLCRIRKVSKAWKKIVKQDQATYLRRKQYLDEIRIRRMHSLPWAAGAETSRSALKSVQAQARVAFTPTLSSMREVPLGGCSNVSRSTSKREEFLKIAKTLLNDEALKPCPRCQSPARYNPMKKQGLCSREGCAFDFCAQCFCVFHGSRQCGSRSAKRLSSKEGPPGSAQSKQNLRRL; this comes from the exons ATGTTGAATTTACTGAGGCGTTCTTGTGATCTGACAACTGGCTTTGAGCAACAAGTGGCTGATCCTGAAGCAAGTTTTAAATCCTTTGGCTGTAGATCATTGGGACAGGACAGTGGATATGATGAAGCAGAAAGCATAACTCCCTCAGCTAATTATTCCAGTGGAACTGTAGGGGAGTTTGAATCAATTACGGCCGATATGTCTCCCGTAGTGTGCAAAGAAAGACAACTGTATACTAGTAGGCCATCATCCTGTTCAGTTGAAAGAAAAAGGCTTGATGGGAAAAGGGTGAACTCCACTTCATCAATGCTGTTTGAAACACCAAGGATAACTGGCAAGACAATTGCATTACGGCGGCGACTTCTTGAGTCCCGCCTAGCCTCGAGTGGAAGTGTGGAATTATGCAAAACTCTTAGCCAATCTAATGAAGCTGATGTGGTAGAATGGTCCTGTACCAGAATAGTTTATAAAGACTCTTTCTGTTCAGACAGTTCGCTGGACTCTCCTGAGGACTTGAACTCTGCAGCTTTGGTCACCAGTAATTTAAACCGTGAGGAAGGTGGCACTTCATGTAGAACTAAAAGGTATTTGTTTGCACAGCAGCGGACTTCCACAATAGATGACTTAAAGGGTAAAAATCAGCTAATACCTGCTGAATGTGTAACCCTTGATCAATCCACTATATACAGTACGCTTGACTTGAGCAGTTTATCTTTCTCTGAAGACTATGATGATTACACTTCAGCTGAGCTCTTTGAAACACCGTCTAACCAGGGAAAATCTGAAATGTGCGGAGGTGACCAGTTTTTTACTCCAGTGAGCAACTTTGTAGTGAACTTCAGTGTAAACCTATCTAAAAGGACATTATCCAGGACCCCTCCACATGGAAGATTAGATGCTTCAACAATTGAAGATAGTGGCTATAATTCAGTTGGTTTGGAAAAATCTGATTCCTTTACAAACTATGAATGTTCCTTCCAGGAGTTGGTGCAAAACCAAAAGAGAACTCCCAAGATTATAGATTGTAAAAAGTCTCGAAGTTTGGAAAGAACCAAGCGGTTGTCCACTCTCAGTGAGCGAGGTTCCCAATCTGAGGCAGAAGATGAAAACCGAGGAGTTCTTCTACTGAAATCTGATTACAATCTGGAATCTCCCACTAAAAGGAATGAGTTGGTGTTTGAAGAAGAAACCTATGAGAAATCTCTCCTAAAGTTTAAGGATTTATCTCGCACCCCTGCTTTACAGTTAGTGCAGGAAATGTGCATGAGAAAAAGAAAAAGGACAGGGGATACCACTGTGCAAGATCCCAGTCAGGCAGAGGAAAAGACATTGGGTGAATCTACGCCATCACTATCTAGACTCATTGGCAGAAAAATGGGTTTAGAAAAAGTGGATATTCTAAAAGAACTTTTAAACAGGAATCTAAAGCACATTCTCACTATAATTTTGTGCCACTTAACTGTAGAAGACCTCTGCAG AATAAGGAAGGTGAGCAAAGCCTGGAAGAAAATTGTCAAGCAAGATCAGGCAACATATCTCCGGAGAAAGCAGTACCTGGATGAAATTCGAATCCGCAGAATG CATAGCCTTCCTTGGGCCGCAGGTGCTGAAACCAGTCGTTCTGCTTTGAAGTCTGTTCAGGCACAAGCAAGAGTTGCGTTCACCCCCACTCTATCCTCTATGCGAGAAGTCCCCCTTGGTGGATGCAGCAATGTTTCTCGGTCAACTAGTAAACGAGAAGAGTTTTTAAAG ATTGCCAAAACACTGTTAAACGATGAGGCTCTAAAACCATGCCCACGGTGCCAGTCACCTGCCAGGTACAATCCAATGAAGAAACAAGGCCTCTGCAGTCGAGAAGGTTGTGCATTTGACTTCTGCGCCCAGTGCTTTtgtgttttccatggatccagacaGTGTGGTAGCAGGTCTGCAAAACGGTTGAGCAGTAAAGAAGGTCCACCAGGAAGTGCTCAAAGCAAGCAGAATTTAAGGAGATTGTAG
- the LOC137370141 gene encoding F-box only protein 43-like isoform X3, producing MERLYNSERTGRHNCVVFCAKMLNLLRRSCDLTTGFEQQVADPEASFKSFGCRSLGQDSGYDEAESITPSANYSSGTVGEFESITADMSPVVCKERQLYTSRPSSCSVERKRLDGKRVNSTSSMLFETPRITGKTIALRRRLLESRLASSGSVELCKTLSQSNEADVVEWSCTRIVYKDSFCSDSSLDSPEDLNSAALVTSNLNREEGGTSCRTKRYLFAQQRTSTIDDLKGKNQLIPAECVTLDQSTIYSTLDLSSLSFSEDYDDYTSAELFETPSNQGKSEMCGGDQFFTPVSNFVVNFSVNLSKRTLSRTPPHGRLDASTIEDSGYNSVGLEKSDSFTNYECSFQELVQNQKRTPKIIDCKKSRSLERTKRLSTLSERGSQSEAEDENRGVLLLKSDYNLESPTKRNELVFEEETYEKSLLKFKDLSRTPALQLVQEMCMRKRKRTGDTTVQDPSQAEEKTLGESTPSLSRLIGRKMGLEKVDILKELLNRNLKHILTIILCHLTVEDLCRIRKVSKAWKKIVKQDQATYLRRKQYLDEIRIRRMIAKTLLNDEALKPCPRCQSPARYNPMKKQGLCSREGCAFDFCAQCFCVFHGSRQCGSRSAKRLSSKEGPPGSAQSKQNLRRL from the exons ATGGAACGACTGTATAATTCTGAAAG GACTGGAAGACATAATTGTGTTGTCTTTTGTGCCAAGATGTTGAATTTACTGAGGCGTTCTTGTGATCTGACAACTGGCTTTGAGCAACAAGTGGCTGATCCTGAAGCAAGTTTTAAATCCTTTGGCTGTAGATCATTGGGACAGGACAGTGGATATGATGAAGCAGAAAGCATAACTCCCTCAGCTAATTATTCCAGTGGAACTGTAGGGGAGTTTGAATCAATTACGGCCGATATGTCTCCCGTAGTGTGCAAAGAAAGACAACTGTATACTAGTAGGCCATCATCCTGTTCAGTTGAAAGAAAAAGGCTTGATGGGAAAAGGGTGAACTCCACTTCATCAATGCTGTTTGAAACACCAAGGATAACTGGCAAGACAATTGCATTACGGCGGCGACTTCTTGAGTCCCGCCTAGCCTCGAGTGGAAGTGTGGAATTATGCAAAACTCTTAGCCAATCTAATGAAGCTGATGTGGTAGAATGGTCCTGTACCAGAATAGTTTATAAAGACTCTTTCTGTTCAGACAGTTCGCTGGACTCTCCTGAGGACTTGAACTCTGCAGCTTTGGTCACCAGTAATTTAAACCGTGAGGAAGGTGGCACTTCATGTAGAACTAAAAGGTATTTGTTTGCACAGCAGCGGACTTCCACAATAGATGACTTAAAGGGTAAAAATCAGCTAATACCTGCTGAATGTGTAACCCTTGATCAATCCACTATATACAGTACGCTTGACTTGAGCAGTTTATCTTTCTCTGAAGACTATGATGATTACACTTCAGCTGAGCTCTTTGAAACACCGTCTAACCAGGGAAAATCTGAAATGTGCGGAGGTGACCAGTTTTTTACTCCAGTGAGCAACTTTGTAGTGAACTTCAGTGTAAACCTATCTAAAAGGACATTATCCAGGACCCCTCCACATGGAAGATTAGATGCTTCAACAATTGAAGATAGTGGCTATAATTCAGTTGGTTTGGAAAAATCTGATTCCTTTACAAACTATGAATGTTCCTTCCAGGAGTTGGTGCAAAACCAAAAGAGAACTCCCAAGATTATAGATTGTAAAAAGTCTCGAAGTTTGGAAAGAACCAAGCGGTTGTCCACTCTCAGTGAGCGAGGTTCCCAATCTGAGGCAGAAGATGAAAACCGAGGAGTTCTTCTACTGAAATCTGATTACAATCTGGAATCTCCCACTAAAAGGAATGAGTTGGTGTTTGAAGAAGAAACCTATGAGAAATCTCTCCTAAAGTTTAAGGATTTATCTCGCACCCCTGCTTTACAGTTAGTGCAGGAAATGTGCATGAGAAAAAGAAAAAGGACAGGGGATACCACTGTGCAAGATCCCAGTCAGGCAGAGGAAAAGACATTGGGTGAATCTACGCCATCACTATCTAGACTCATTGGCAGAAAAATGGGTTTAGAAAAAGTGGATATTCTAAAAGAACTTTTAAACAGGAATCTAAAGCACATTCTCACTATAATTTTGTGCCACTTAACTGTAGAAGACCTCTGCAG AATAAGGAAGGTGAGCAAAGCCTGGAAGAAAATTGTCAAGCAAGATCAGGCAACATATCTCCGGAGAAAGCAGTACCTGGATGAAATTCGAATCCGCAGAATG ATTGCCAAAACACTGTTAAACGATGAGGCTCTAAAACCATGCCCACGGTGCCAGTCACCTGCCAGGTACAATCCAATGAAGAAACAAGGCCTCTGCAGTCGAGAAGGTTGTGCATTTGACTTCTGCGCCCAGTGCTTTtgtgttttccatggatccagacaGTGTGGTAGCAGGTCTGCAAAACGGTTGAGCAGTAAAGAAGGTCCACCAGGAAGTGCTCAAAGCAAGCAGAATTTAAGGAGATTGTAG
- the LOC137370141 gene encoding F-box only protein 43-like isoform X1, translated as MERLYNSERTGRHNCVVFCAKMLNLLRRSCDLTTGFEQQVADPEASFKSFGCRSLGQDSGYDEAESITPSANYSSGTVGEFESITADMSPVVCKERQLYTSRPSSCSVERKRLDGKRVNSTSSMLFETPRITGKTIALRRRLLESRLASSGSVELCKTLSQSNEADVVEWSCTRIVYKDSFCSDSSLDSPEDLNSAALVTSNLNREEGGTSCRTKRYLFAQQRTSTIDDLKGKNQLIPAECVTLDQSTIYSTLDLSSLSFSEDYDDYTSAELFETPSNQGKSEMCGGDQFFTPVSNFVVNFSVNLSKRTLSRTPPHGRLDASTIEDSGYNSVGLEKSDSFTNYECSFQELVQNQKRTPKIIDCKKSRSLERTKRLSTLSERGSQSEAEDENRGVLLLKSDYNLESPTKRNELVFEEETYEKSLLKFKDLSRTPALQLVQEMCMRKRKRTGDTTVQDPSQAEEKTLGESTPSLSRLIGRKMGLEKVDILKELLNRNLKHILTIILCHLTVEDLCRIRKVSKAWKKIVKQDQATYLRRKQYLDEIRIRRMHSLPWAAGAETSRSALKSVQAQARVAFTPTLSSMREVPLGGCSNVSRSTSKREEFLKIAKTLLNDEALKPCPRCQSPARYNPMKKQGLCSREGCAFDFCAQCFCVFHGSRQCGSRSAKRLSSKEGPPGSAQSKQNLRRL; from the exons ATGGAACGACTGTATAATTCTGAAAG GACTGGAAGACATAATTGTGTTGTCTTTTGTGCCAAGATGTTGAATTTACTGAGGCGTTCTTGTGATCTGACAACTGGCTTTGAGCAACAAGTGGCTGATCCTGAAGCAAGTTTTAAATCCTTTGGCTGTAGATCATTGGGACAGGACAGTGGATATGATGAAGCAGAAAGCATAACTCCCTCAGCTAATTATTCCAGTGGAACTGTAGGGGAGTTTGAATCAATTACGGCCGATATGTCTCCCGTAGTGTGCAAAGAAAGACAACTGTATACTAGTAGGCCATCATCCTGTTCAGTTGAAAGAAAAAGGCTTGATGGGAAAAGGGTGAACTCCACTTCATCAATGCTGTTTGAAACACCAAGGATAACTGGCAAGACAATTGCATTACGGCGGCGACTTCTTGAGTCCCGCCTAGCCTCGAGTGGAAGTGTGGAATTATGCAAAACTCTTAGCCAATCTAATGAAGCTGATGTGGTAGAATGGTCCTGTACCAGAATAGTTTATAAAGACTCTTTCTGTTCAGACAGTTCGCTGGACTCTCCTGAGGACTTGAACTCTGCAGCTTTGGTCACCAGTAATTTAAACCGTGAGGAAGGTGGCACTTCATGTAGAACTAAAAGGTATTTGTTTGCACAGCAGCGGACTTCCACAATAGATGACTTAAAGGGTAAAAATCAGCTAATACCTGCTGAATGTGTAACCCTTGATCAATCCACTATATACAGTACGCTTGACTTGAGCAGTTTATCTTTCTCTGAAGACTATGATGATTACACTTCAGCTGAGCTCTTTGAAACACCGTCTAACCAGGGAAAATCTGAAATGTGCGGAGGTGACCAGTTTTTTACTCCAGTGAGCAACTTTGTAGTGAACTTCAGTGTAAACCTATCTAAAAGGACATTATCCAGGACCCCTCCACATGGAAGATTAGATGCTTCAACAATTGAAGATAGTGGCTATAATTCAGTTGGTTTGGAAAAATCTGATTCCTTTACAAACTATGAATGTTCCTTCCAGGAGTTGGTGCAAAACCAAAAGAGAACTCCCAAGATTATAGATTGTAAAAAGTCTCGAAGTTTGGAAAGAACCAAGCGGTTGTCCACTCTCAGTGAGCGAGGTTCCCAATCTGAGGCAGAAGATGAAAACCGAGGAGTTCTTCTACTGAAATCTGATTACAATCTGGAATCTCCCACTAAAAGGAATGAGTTGGTGTTTGAAGAAGAAACCTATGAGAAATCTCTCCTAAAGTTTAAGGATTTATCTCGCACCCCTGCTTTACAGTTAGTGCAGGAAATGTGCATGAGAAAAAGAAAAAGGACAGGGGATACCACTGTGCAAGATCCCAGTCAGGCAGAGGAAAAGACATTGGGTGAATCTACGCCATCACTATCTAGACTCATTGGCAGAAAAATGGGTTTAGAAAAAGTGGATATTCTAAAAGAACTTTTAAACAGGAATCTAAAGCACATTCTCACTATAATTTTGTGCCACTTAACTGTAGAAGACCTCTGCAG AATAAGGAAGGTGAGCAAAGCCTGGAAGAAAATTGTCAAGCAAGATCAGGCAACATATCTCCGGAGAAAGCAGTACCTGGATGAAATTCGAATCCGCAGAATG CATAGCCTTCCTTGGGCCGCAGGTGCTGAAACCAGTCGTTCTGCTTTGAAGTCTGTTCAGGCACAAGCAAGAGTTGCGTTCACCCCCACTCTATCCTCTATGCGAGAAGTCCCCCTTGGTGGATGCAGCAATGTTTCTCGGTCAACTAGTAAACGAGAAGAGTTTTTAAAG ATTGCCAAAACACTGTTAAACGATGAGGCTCTAAAACCATGCCCACGGTGCCAGTCACCTGCCAGGTACAATCCAATGAAGAAACAAGGCCTCTGCAGTCGAGAAGGTTGTGCATTTGACTTCTGCGCCCAGTGCTTTtgtgttttccatggatccagacaGTGTGGTAGCAGGTCTGCAAAACGGTTGAGCAGTAAAGAAGGTCCACCAGGAAGTGCTCAAAGCAAGCAGAATTTAAGGAGATTGTAG